A DNA window from Chryseobacterium sp. MEBOG06 contains the following coding sequences:
- a CDS encoding sensor histidine kinase: MILIIVTIAIIVSFILLAYRAFITRIIKEKNVQHEVEVLHQKKLVLENIKAQEEERKRIAVMIHDDIGNRLNILSLWLNNLDTQGDDLIKKNIYSQMSSLIDAARSISHSLYPVNLESVGLVLYVEELISNLSHKINISLQVMPGYEKKDLFVEVQLYRIIQEFTTNVIKHSTATDIWIYMKDYPENMTVVISDNGEGFEYEEVKKGMGIKNIESRIKSMNAAHKWKKTFLNKGSRLIIKIPKYNEFPNQNSPD, translated from the coding sequence TTGATCCTTATAATTGTTACCATAGCAATTATAGTTTCCTTTATTCTCCTTGCTTACAGAGCTTTTATAACCAGAATTATTAAAGAGAAAAATGTGCAGCATGAGGTAGAAGTTCTTCACCAGAAAAAATTGGTGCTGGAAAATATTAAGGCACAGGAAGAAGAGCGGAAAAGAATTGCGGTGATGATTCATGATGATATTGGAAACCGTCTCAATATTCTTTCCTTATGGCTTAATAATCTTGATACCCAGGGAGATGATTTGATAAAAAAAAATATTTACAGTCAGATGTCTTCCCTGATTGATGCTGCAAGAAGTATTTCTCATTCATTATACCCCGTAAACCTGGAATCCGTAGGGTTGGTTTTGTATGTAGAAGAATTAATAAGCAATCTTTCTCACAAAATAAATATTTCTCTCCAAGTGATGCCCGGATATGAAAAGAAAGACCTTTTTGTAGAAGTACAGCTGTACAGGATCATTCAGGAATTTACCACCAATGTAATCAAGCATTCAACAGCTACAGACATCTGGATTTATATGAAAGACTACCCTGAAAATATGACAGTTGTAATTTCAGATAATGGAGAAGGCTTTGAATATGAAGAGGTAAAAAAAGGGATGGGAATCAAAAATATTGAATCCCGTATCAAATCAATGAATGCAGCACACAAATGGAAGAAAACCTTTTTAAATAAAGGAAGCCGTTTAATTATTAAAATTCCAAAATATAATGAGTTCCCAAATCAAAATAGCCCTGATTGA